The following proteins are encoded in a genomic region of Bacillus sp. FJAT-22090:
- a CDS encoding ABC transporter permease: protein MEKLADDKLIELNSPPTGIQVIFREFKKDKLAMFSLISLIVVIIGVFIWAWLIDQETLMRVSLRDKYAAPGDKFFLGADQGGKDILGQLVIGARNSIAIAISITLITGVIGVIIGLVCGYFGGWIDNIFMRIIDFFITIPSLMLIIVFVTIVPKYTVTVFILIMSIFLWTSTARLVRSKALSESRRDYVNASKTMGTRGVFIIFKEIMPNLSSILIVELTLNFAGNVGIETGLSFLGFGLPPQTPSLGTLVSYANNPLVLQEKWWVWLPASLFILLMMLGINYVGQALRRSADAKQRLG from the coding sequence ATGGAAAAATTAGCAGATGACAAATTAATAGAATTAAACTCTCCTCCAACAGGTATACAAGTGATTTTTAGAGAGTTTAAAAAAGATAAATTAGCAATGTTTTCACTGATATCACTCATCGTTGTAATTATCGGAGTTTTTATATGGGCTTGGCTTATTGACCAAGAAACTTTAATGCGTGTAAGCCTAAGAGATAAATATGCTGCACCAGGAGACAAATTCTTTTTAGGAGCTGACCAGGGCGGCAAAGATATTCTGGGACAGTTAGTTATTGGAGCTAGAAATAGTATTGCGATTGCTATCTCGATTACACTGATCACAGGTGTTATTGGAGTAATTATTGGTCTGGTATGTGGTTATTTCGGTGGCTGGATTGATAACATTTTTATGCGTATCATTGATTTCTTTATTACTATTCCTTCCTTAATGCTGATTATCGTTTTTGTTACGATTGTCCCTAAATACACAGTGACCGTGTTCATTCTGATCATGAGTATATTTTTGTGGACATCTACAGCTCGGCTAGTTCGAAGTAAAGCTCTTTCGGAGAGTAGGCGAGATTATGTAAACGCATCAAAAACAATGGGTACGCGAGGAGTCTTTATCATTTTTAAAGAAATCATGCCAAACCTAAGTTCCATATTAATTGTTGAATTAACTTTAAATTTTGCTGGTAATGTTGGTATAGAAACAGGATTATCATTTCTTGGATTTGGATTACCGCCACAAACACCAAGCTTAGGAACACTTGTAAGCTATGCAAATAATCCGCTTGTATTGCAAGAAAAATGGTGGGTTTGGTTACCTGCATCATTATTTATATTGTTAATGATGCTCGGAATCAACTATGTAGGTCAAGCATTACGCCGCTCAGCTGATGCGAAGCAACGACTAGGCTAA
- the opp4B gene encoding oligopeptide ABC transporter permease — protein sequence MWKTIVRRVLIMIPQLLVLSLLIFFMAKFMPGDPFTGMITPDTDPARIEELREKAGLNDPWYVQYTTWITNAVQGDLGKSYTYKIGVSTLIGERALNTFWLSLVSVILLYLLAIPLGVLAGRYQDTFLDKTVVLYSFVTYAIPTFVLALIFLFIFGYQLHWFPTVGSVDIKYDTGTFGYSWSKLYHMLLPAITTAILGTTSVIQYLRSEIIDAKALDYVRTARSKGIPISKVYSRHIFRNSLLPIAAFFGFTITGLLGGSIFIETIFGYPGMGQLFISSIQSRDYSVITALVMLYGFLTLLGSLLSDIIMSIVDPRIRIE from the coding sequence ATGTGGAAAACAATCGTAAGACGAGTACTAATCATGATTCCACAGTTACTAGTCTTAAGTTTATTAATATTTTTTATGGCAAAATTTATGCCTGGAGATCCCTTTACAGGAATGATTACACCAGATACAGATCCAGCTCGGATTGAGGAACTTCGCGAAAAAGCAGGTTTAAATGATCCATGGTACGTACAGTATACTACGTGGATTACCAATGCTGTACAAGGAGATCTTGGAAAAAGTTACACGTATAAAATTGGAGTTTCTACTTTAATAGGAGAACGGGCATTAAATACATTTTGGTTATCTTTAGTAAGTGTCATTTTGTTATATTTACTAGCTATTCCGTTAGGGGTTTTAGCTGGCCGTTACCAAGATACCTTTTTAGACAAAACGGTCGTATTGTATAGTTTTGTTACTTATGCGATTCCGACATTCGTTCTAGCATTAATCTTTTTATTTATTTTTGGCTATCAGCTTCACTGGTTTCCAACAGTAGGTAGTGTAGATATTAAATATGATACAGGGACCTTTGGATACTCTTGGAGTAAGCTTTATCACATGCTCTTACCTGCTATTACGACAGCGATACTAGGTACAACTAGTGTTATTCAATATTTACGTTCTGAAATTATTGACGCTAAGGCCTTGGATTATGTGCGTACTGCAAGAAGTAAGGGAATTCCGATAAGTAAAGTGTATTCTAGACATATTTTTAGAAATTCTTTACTTCCTATTGCAGCTTTCTTCGGATTCACAATTACCGGATTATTGGGTGGTTCGATTTTTATTGAAACAATCTTCGGTTATCCAGGCATGGGACAGTTGTTTATTTCATCTATTCAATCACGTGATTACAGTGTAATTACTGCGCTTGTTATGTTATACGGCTTCTTAACATTATTAGGTAGTCTACTGTCCGATATTATCATGAGTATTGTTGACCCAAGAATTAGGATAGAATAG
- a CDS encoding ATP-binding cassette domain-containing protein has protein sequence MSFMKINDLQVHYPIRGGFFNTVIDNVYAVDGINLEFEKGKAYGLVGESGCGKSTTGKAIIGLEKITSGEIIYEGENVTHKRRSLNSSYNRDIQMIFQDAHSSLNPRKRVQDIIAEPIRNFLKLSPDEEKRKINELLAIVGMSEDVKLKYPHEFSGGQKQRIGIARAISCNPKLIIADEPVSALDLSVQAQVLNFMKDIQQEFGLSYLFISHDLGVVKHMCDHISIMYKGRFVESGNRNDIYNNPQHIYTKRLLSAIPDVNPIGRDIRKRERIKVESDYVVNHRSYYDENGKVYDLKQLNESHQVAMNAHEKGGI, from the coding sequence ATGAGCTTTATGAAAATCAATGATTTACAAGTCCATTATCCTATTAGAGGTGGATTTTTTAATACAGTAATAGACAATGTCTATGCAGTAGATGGGATCAACTTGGAATTTGAAAAAGGAAAAGCCTATGGATTAGTTGGTGAATCTGGTTGTGGTAAATCAACTACTGGTAAAGCGATTATTGGATTAGAGAAAATTACCTCCGGTGAGATTATATATGAGGGAGAGAACGTGACGCATAAGCGTCGAAGTCTAAATTCTTCCTATAATCGAGATATTCAAATGATATTTCAAGATGCACACTCTAGTTTAAATCCTAGGAAACGAGTTCAAGACATTATTGCGGAACCAATTCGAAATTTTTTGAAATTATCTCCAGATGAAGAAAAACGTAAAATCAACGAACTTCTAGCGATAGTTGGTATGAGTGAAGATGTGAAGTTAAAATATCCACATGAGTTTTCGGGAGGACAAAAGCAAAGAATCGGTATAGCGCGAGCGATCTCATGTAATCCAAAATTGATCATAGCAGATGAACCAGTTTCCGCCCTTGATCTTTCCGTGCAGGCTCAAGTTCTTAACTTTATGAAAGATATCCAACAGGAATTTGGACTTAGCTATTTGTTTATATCACATGACTTAGGTGTAGTGAAACATATGTGCGACCATATATCAATTATGTATAAAGGACGTTTTGTTGAGTCTGGAAATCGAAATGATATTTATAATAATCCTCAACATATTTATACAAAGCGTTTATTATCTGCCATACCAGATGTAAATCCAATAGGGCGAGACATACGAAAAAGAGAAAGAATTAAAGTTGAATCAGATTATGTTGTAAACCATAGAAGTTATTACGATGAAAATGGGAAAGTATATGATTTAAAACAATTAAACGAATCACATCAAGTAGCGATGAATGCTCATGAAAAGGGGGGCATTTAA
- a CDS encoding ABC transporter ATP-binding protein, whose translation MTGELLKINDLHTGFRIKDTYYDAVDGVSITLKKNEILAIVGESGCGKSTLATSIIGLHDHIKTRVQGEINYNGVNLATLDEEQFNKVRGEEIGMIFQDPLSALNPLMRIGEQIEESLIFHTKMTKEVRDKRVIELLNQVGIPNPERVARQFPHQLSGGMRQRVIIAIAISCKPKVIIADEPTTALDVTIQAQILDLLKDLQAETEAGIILITHDLGVVAEVADRVAVMYAGQIIEEAPVHELFSNPQHPYTRSLFNSIPQMNSENERLQVIQGMVPSLMKLPRNGCRFSARIPWIPAIAHEENPTLHEISPGHLVRCTCWKHFHFEGEEGGIAR comes from the coding sequence ATGACTGGTGAACTTTTAAAGATTAATGACTTACACACTGGTTTTAGAATCAAAGATACATATTATGATGCAGTTGATGGCGTATCGATTACATTAAAGAAAAATGAGATTCTTGCAATTGTTGGAGAATCCGGATGTGGGAAAAGTACATTAGCAACATCGATTATAGGGCTTCATGACCACATAAAAACTAGAGTACAAGGTGAGATTAATTACAACGGAGTGAACCTAGCGACCCTTGATGAAGAACAATTTAATAAAGTAAGAGGCGAAGAGATAGGGATGATCTTCCAAGATCCATTATCAGCATTAAATCCTCTTATGCGAATTGGAGAACAAATTGAAGAAAGTTTAATATTTCATACAAAAATGACAAAAGAGGTTCGGGATAAACGAGTAATTGAATTACTTAACCAAGTAGGAATTCCTAACCCTGAGCGTGTTGCTAGACAATTTCCTCATCAGCTTTCTGGTGGAATGAGACAAAGGGTTATTATTGCAATTGCCATTTCATGTAAACCAAAAGTAATAATTGCCGATGAACCGACAACTGCATTAGATGTTACGATTCAAGCACAAATACTGGATCTTTTAAAAGATTTACAAGCAGAAACAGAAGCAGGAATTATTTTAATTACACATGATTTAGGTGTTGTAGCAGAAGTAGCCGATCGCGTTGCGGTTATGTATGCGGGTCAAATTATTGAAGAAGCACCTGTGCATGAATTATTCTCAAATCCACAACATCCGTACACAAGATCATTATTCAACTCTATACCGCAAATGAACAGTGAAAATGAAAGGCTGCAAGTTATTCAAGGAATGGTGCCATCTCTTATGAAACTTCCACGTAATGGATGTAGGTTTTCTGCACGAATCCCATGGATTCCAGCGATAGCTCATGAAGAAAATCCAACACTTCATGAAATTTCTCCAGGTCATTTAGTTAGATGTACTTGCTGGAAACACTTTCACTTTGAAGGTGAAGAGGGAGGTATAGCAAGATGA
- the fabF gene encoding beta-ketoacyl-ACP synthase II, whose amino-acid sequence MTKRRVVVTGIGAVTPLGNDIETTWSGIKEGKSGVGMLTRLDASQFPAKVAAEVKDFDIEKYIEKKDARKMDRFTHYALAASIMAVEDANLTITEELGLRTGVWIGSGIGGMETYEAQFRVFLEKGARRVSPFFVPMMIPDMAAGQVSIHFGAKAVNSCTVTACASGTNSIGDAFKVIERGDADVMITGGAESPITHMSVAGFCSNTALTLNTDPQTASRPFDANRDGFVIGEGAGIIILEEYDHAVARGAKIYAEIIGYGSTGDAHHITAPAPEGEGAARAMQQALEDAGVTPEQVDYINAHGTSTPYNDQFETMAVKSVFGEHAYKLAMSSTKSMTGHLLGAAGGVEAIFTVLALKEGILPPTMNLETPDPECDLDYVPNEAREANIQYAMSNSLGFGGHNASILFKK is encoded by the coding sequence ATGACGAAACGTAGAGTAGTAGTAACAGGAATTGGGGCAGTTACTCCGCTTGGAAATGATATAGAAACAACTTGGTCTGGTATTAAAGAAGGTAAATCGGGTGTAGGAATGCTTACACGACTTGACGCAAGTCAGTTCCCAGCAAAAGTAGCAGCTGAAGTAAAAGACTTTGATATTGAGAAATATATTGAGAAAAAAGATGCACGTAAGATGGATCGCTTTACACACTATGCGCTTGCAGCATCTATCATGGCTGTAGAAGATGCTAATTTAACAATTACGGAGGAATTAGGCCTTCGAACTGGGGTTTGGATTGGTTCTGGTATTGGTGGTATGGAAACATACGAAGCACAGTTCCGTGTATTTTTAGAAAAAGGTGCTCGACGTGTTAGCCCGTTTTTTGTACCTATGATGATTCCGGATATGGCAGCAGGTCAAGTTTCAATTCATTTTGGAGCAAAAGCTGTTAATTCCTGTACTGTAACTGCGTGTGCATCGGGTACAAACTCCATTGGAGATGCATTTAAAGTTATAGAACGTGGAGATGCAGATGTAATGATAACAGGCGGTGCAGAATCCCCAATTACACATATGTCTGTAGCTGGATTTTGTTCAAACACGGCACTTACATTAAATACAGATCCACAAACTGCTTCTAGACCATTTGATGCAAACCGTGATGGATTTGTTATTGGTGAAGGTGCTGGGATTATCATTTTAGAAGAGTATGACCATGCAGTAGCACGCGGAGCAAAAATATATGCTGAAATTATTGGTTATGGATCAACTGGTGATGCACATCATATAACTGCTCCAGCGCCAGAAGGAGAAGGGGCAGCTCGTGCTATGCAACAAGCACTTGAAGATGCTGGAGTTACTCCTGAACAAGTTGATTATATTAATGCACATGGAACGAGTACACCATATAATGATCAATTCGAAACGATGGCTGTGAAATCTGTTTTCGGTGAACATGCATACAAATTAGCAATGAGTTCTACTAAATCTATGACAGGCCATTTGCTTGGGGCAGCTGGTGGGGTTGAAGCGATATTCACTGTGTTAGCTTTAAAAGAAGGAATATTGCCACCAACGATGAATTTAGAAACACCTGATCCAGAATGTGATTTAGACTATGTTCCAAATGAAGCTAGAGAAGCAAATATTCAATACGCAATGAGCAATTCTTTAGGCTTTGGTGGTCATAATGCATCTATACTTTTCAAAAAATAA
- a CDS encoding beta-ketoacyl-ACP synthase III → MNAGIIGLGTYSPEHILTNADLEKKVDTSDEWIRTRTGIEERRIAGEEENTSHLAYKAAKEAIENAGISPEQIGLILVATVTPDQPFPSVSSMLQYQLGATNAAAMDLSAACAGFIYGLVTAKQFVESNAYSHVLVVGVEKLSKITDWEDRNTAVLFGDGAGAAVVSKVSEGRGILSFELGADGSGGKHLYQDGPYLAMNGREVFKFAVRQMGESAVNVTEKAGLTKEDIDMLIPHQANIRIMDASRERLGLPVEKMSKTIHKYGNTSSASIPLSLNDEVNNGKIKDDDIIVMVGFGGGLTWGAITLKWGK, encoded by the coding sequence GTGAATGCTGGAATAATTGGTTTAGGAACTTATTCACCTGAGCATATTTTAACTAATGCAGACCTTGAGAAAAAAGTAGATACATCCGATGAATGGATTAGAACTAGAACTGGTATAGAAGAAAGAAGAATTGCAGGAGAGGAAGAAAACACTTCTCATTTAGCGTATAAAGCAGCAAAAGAAGCAATCGAGAATGCTGGAATATCTCCTGAGCAAATTGGTCTTATTCTTGTTGCAACAGTTACACCTGATCAACCGTTTCCAAGTGTTTCCTCCATGTTGCAATATCAGCTAGGTGCAACAAATGCAGCGGCAATGGATCTGTCTGCAGCTTGTGCAGGATTTATATATGGGTTGGTTACTGCAAAACAATTTGTAGAATCTAATGCATATTCACATGTGTTAGTAGTAGGAGTTGAAAAACTTTCTAAGATAACAGATTGGGAAGATCGAAATACAGCTGTGTTATTTGGTGATGGAGCAGGAGCTGCAGTTGTGAGTAAAGTATCAGAAGGACGAGGAATCTTGTCATTCGAGCTTGGCGCAGATGGTAGTGGTGGTAAGCATTTATACCAAGATGGACCTTATCTTGCTATGAATGGTAGAGAAGTATTTAAGTTTGCCGTTAGACAAATGGGTGAGTCTGCAGTTAATGTAACAGAGAAAGCCGGTTTAACAAAAGAAGATATCGATATGTTAATACCACACCAAGCAAATATTCGTATAATGGATGCTTCAAGAGAAAGATTAGGACTCCCTGTTGAAAAAATGTCTAAAACAATCCATAAGTATGGAAATACATCATCAGCATCTATTCCACTGTCATTAAATGATGAAGTTAACAATGGGAAAATAAAAGATGACGATATCATAGTGATGGTAGGTTTTGGTGGCGGATTAACTTGGGGTGCTATTACATTAAAGTGGGGAAAATAA
- a CDS encoding YjzD family protein codes for MKYIMTLVWSVILVSMLNYVVSSVQNVEFDLNNGLIMSIPVAILVILISAILPNDPVATPEHH; via the coding sequence ATGAAATATATTATGACACTTGTATGGTCCGTAATACTAGTTTCTATGTTAAATTACGTAGTAAGCTCTGTACAAAACGTAGAATTTGATCTTAACAACGGCTTAATCATGTCAATCCCGGTTGCAATTTTGGTTATCCTTATTTCTGCAATCCTTCCAAATGATCCAGTAGCAACACCAGAACATCATTAA
- a CDS encoding ATP-dependent Clp protease ATP-binding subunit yields MQMKQQDEKSPLETYGRNLVTAVKEGKMDPVIGRDQEIRDVIRILSRKTKNNPVLIGEPGVGKTAIVEGLAQRIVRKDVPEGLKEKEIFELDMSSLIAGAKYRGEFEERLQAVLKQVKESDGQIILFIDEIHTIVGAGKSDGAMDAGNMLKPMLARGELHCIGATTLDEYRLYIEKDPALERRFQQVLVREPSVEDTVSILRGLKERFELHHGVRIHDRAIVAAAELSNRYITERFLPDKAIDLVDEACAMIRTEIDSMPQELDEVTRKMMQLQIEEQALMKEKDAASQKRLEQLRQDLLELEQSTSDMRNKWKQEKESIQVIQQKREELDRFRRELEEAENKYDLNKAAELRHGKIPSLEKELQQYEQQINDQSDVRLLREEVTSEEIASIVSRWTGIPVTKLVEGEREKLLRLKETLGERVVGQDQAVQLVTEAVWRARAGIKDPKKPIGSFLFLGPTGVGKTELAKSLAANLFDSEEHFIRIDMSEYMEKHSVSRLVGAPPGYIGYEEGGQLTEAVRRNPYSVVLLDEIEKAHPDVANILLQLMDDGRITDSQGRIVNFTNTVVILTSNIGSQYLGNTTGVIGEEEESLVMAALREHFKPELLNRLDDIIMFHSLTIHHFEKITEKYVKQLQNRVQEQEINLQVNHEVIKWIVEEGTDAAFGARPLKRFIQRNLETAVAKLLIAGTVLPGSTIVATIEDNQLMIK; encoded by the coding sequence ATGCAAATGAAACAACAGGATGAAAAAAGTCCATTAGAAACTTATGGACGCAATTTAGTGACCGCAGTAAAAGAAGGAAAAATGGACCCTGTTATCGGAAGAGATCAAGAAATACGGGATGTTATTCGTATATTATCTAGAAAAACAAAAAATAATCCTGTCCTAATTGGAGAGCCAGGTGTTGGAAAAACTGCAATTGTGGAAGGTTTGGCGCAACGAATTGTACGAAAAGATGTACCGGAAGGACTAAAAGAAAAAGAAATTTTTGAGCTAGATATGAGTTCTTTAATAGCAGGTGCAAAATATCGTGGAGAATTTGAAGAGCGTTTACAAGCTGTTTTGAAGCAAGTTAAAGAAAGTGATGGACAAATTATATTATTTATAGATGAAATCCATACAATAGTAGGTGCTGGAAAATCTGACGGTGCAATGGATGCGGGGAACATGCTAAAACCAATGCTTGCTCGTGGAGAATTACATTGTATCGGAGCAACCACTTTAGATGAATACCGCCTGTATATTGAAAAGGATCCGGCACTTGAAAGAAGATTTCAACAAGTGCTTGTTCGAGAGCCTTCTGTCGAAGATACAGTATCCATTTTACGTGGATTGAAAGAGCGCTTTGAATTACATCATGGTGTGCGCATTCATGATAGAGCTATTGTAGCTGCTGCGGAATTATCAAATAGATACATTACAGAACGTTTTTTACCCGACAAAGCAATCGATTTAGTAGATGAAGCATGTGCAATGATTCGAACAGAAATTGATTCAATGCCCCAAGAGCTAGATGAAGTAACACGAAAAATGATGCAGCTTCAAATTGAAGAACAAGCCTTAATGAAAGAAAAAGATGCTGCCAGTCAAAAAAGACTTGAACAGTTACGCCAAGACCTATTGGAATTAGAACAATCTACAAGTGACATGCGAAACAAATGGAAACAGGAAAAAGAATCTATTCAGGTCATTCAACAAAAAAGAGAAGAACTAGATCGATTTAGAAGAGAACTGGAAGAAGCAGAAAATAAATATGATTTGAACAAGGCAGCTGAGCTACGGCATGGGAAAATACCTTCATTAGAAAAAGAATTGCAACAATATGAACAACAAATTAATGATCAATCTGATGTTCGCTTGTTACGTGAAGAAGTCACTTCAGAAGAAATTGCTTCTATTGTATCAAGATGGACAGGAATTCCAGTAACGAAATTGGTCGAAGGAGAAAGAGAAAAACTCCTTCGTTTAAAAGAGACACTTGGTGAAAGAGTTGTTGGACAAGATCAAGCAGTGCAATTAGTAACTGAAGCGGTTTGGCGTGCAAGAGCCGGGATAAAGGATCCTAAAAAGCCAATTGGTTCCTTCTTATTTTTAGGTCCAACAGGTGTAGGGAAAACGGAACTTGCTAAATCGTTGGCTGCGAACCTGTTTGATTCGGAAGAGCATTTTATACGTATCGATATGTCTGAATATATGGAGAAACATAGTGTTTCTCGTTTAGTTGGAGCACCTCCAGGATACATTGGGTACGAAGAAGGTGGCCAATTAACAGAAGCAGTTCGTCGAAATCCATACTCTGTCGTACTATTAGATGAAATAGAAAAAGCTCATCCAGATGTAGCGAATATATTATTACAACTAATGGATGATGGACGTATTACAGATAGCCAAGGAAGAATAGTTAATTTTACAAATACGGTAGTTATCCTAACTTCTAATATTGGTTCACAATATCTTGGAAATACGACTGGAGTCATCGGGGAAGAAGAAGAAAGTCTTGTAATGGCAGCTTTAAGGGAACATTTTAAACCTGAGTTATTAAACCGCTTAGATGACATTATCATGTTCCATTCTTTAACTATTCATCATTTTGAAAAAATCACTGAAAAATATGTAAAACAGCTACAAAATCGTGTTCAAGAACAAGAGATCAATTTACAAGTAAATCATGAAGTGATTAAGTGGATCGTGGAAGAAGGTACAGACGCAGCTTTCGGAGCAAGACCGTTGAAACGTTTTATACAAAGAAATTTAGAAACTGCTGTTGCAAAATTATTAATCGCTGGTACGGTTCTTCCAGGAAGTACAATTGTAGCGACCATTGAAGATAATCAATTAATGATTAAATAA
- a CDS encoding Crp/Fnr family transcriptional regulator, with protein MSENTPLFEGINSLFDQFGSIMKIEKDRPIFNEGERSDEVYYIVSGYVRITKDSESGRIFTLKITGPESIIGETSVFCETVYHAVSAHAIEPTQIYALSRTQLENFLTSSPPLMKEWMKIVQINHLKNETRFRDLLLHGKKGALFSTLIRLTNTYGIPQKDGSIVIEHHLTNQELANFCATSREVVNRMLNDLKKSGIVTFKKGIITIHDLDYLRKEIECDNCPLHICRID; from the coding sequence ATGAGCGAGAATACTCCTTTGTTTGAAGGTATAAATTCATTATTTGACCAATTTGGTTCCATTATGAAAATTGAAAAGGATCGCCCTATTTTTAATGAAGGAGAACGATCCGATGAAGTGTATTATATCGTTTCTGGATATGTTAGAATTACGAAGGATTCGGAGAGTGGGCGAATATTTACTTTAAAAATTACCGGACCTGAAAGTATTATCGGTGAAACATCCGTTTTTTGTGAAACTGTATATCATGCAGTATCTGCACACGCTATCGAGCCAACGCAAATATATGCTCTTTCAAGAACACAACTGGAAAATTTTTTAACGTCTTCCCCTCCCCTTATGAAAGAATGGATGAAAATTGTACAAATAAATCATTTAAAGAATGAAACGAGATTTAGAGATTTATTGTTACACGGAAAAAAAGGAGCACTCTTTTCTACTTTAATACGACTTACCAATACGTATGGAATTCCTCAAAAAGATGGAAGTATCGTTATTGAACATCACTTAACGAATCAAGAATTAGCAAATTTTTGTGCAACTAGTCGAGAAGTTGTGAATCGAATGTTAAATGATTTAAAAAAATCAGGAATTGTTACTTTTAAAAAAGGTATTATAACCATTCACGATTTGGACTATTTACGTAAAGAAATTGAATGCGATAACTGTCCATTACACATATGCAGAATAGATTAA
- a CDS encoding metal-sulfur cluster assembly factor, producing the protein MDQDMKDSMMGALENVIDPELGIDIVNLGLVYDVDLTDEGLATVTMTLTSIGCPMGPMIVDQVKTALGELPEVKETEVNIVFNPPWSKENMSRYAKIALGIR; encoded by the coding sequence ATGGATCAAGATATGAAAGACAGTATGATGGGTGCACTAGAAAACGTTATTGACCCTGAGCTCGGTATTGATATTGTCAATTTGGGTTTAGTATATGATGTTGATTTGACAGATGAGGGGCTCGCAACCGTAACAATGACTCTTACTTCCATAGGATGCCCAATGGGTCCGATGATTGTGGATCAAGTGAAAACAGCACTTGGCGAATTACCTGAAGTAAAAGAAACAGAAGTAAATATAGTTTTCAATCCACCATGGTCAAAAGAAAATATGTCACGATATGCTAAAATTGCATTGGGAATAAGATAA
- a CDS encoding prolyl oligopeptidase family serine peptidase — protein MIVQSETWGNIPLLHIYNEQTKINSPIIIFLHGFESAKEHNLHYAYQLVNAGCRVILPDAHLHGERDENLDQVEISLRFWETVLTSIEEVGKLKQELNNRGYGNEQKIGVAGTSMGGITTLGCLTAYPWIDAAAIMMGTPGYVQLAKAQIEQFEQKGFKIPLNSEEKDNMFQTLSTFDASIHMKNLENKPLFFWHGVKDQVVPFEPTAYFIES, from the coding sequence ATGATTGTACAATCGGAAACTTGGGGAAATATACCTCTACTTCATATATATAACGAACAGACGAAGATTAATTCTCCAATTATAATCTTTTTACATGGTTTTGAAAGTGCAAAGGAACATAATTTACATTATGCTTACCAACTAGTAAATGCAGGTTGTCGAGTGATATTGCCAGATGCACATTTACATGGCGAAAGAGATGAAAATTTAGATCAAGTAGAAATAAGTCTCCGCTTCTGGGAAACTGTTTTGACTTCTATAGAAGAAGTAGGAAAATTAAAACAGGAATTAAATAATAGAGGCTATGGGAACGAACAAAAAATAGGGGTTGCTGGCACGTCCATGGGAGGAATTACAACACTTGGATGCTTAACAGCTTATCCATGGATTGATGCTGCAGCAATAATGATGGGTACACCTGGATATGTTCAATTAGCAAAGGCTCAAATCGAACAATTCGAACAAAAAGGATTTAAAATTCCTTTGAATTCGGAAGAAAAAGATAATATGTTCCAAACATTATCTACTTTCGATGCTTCTATACATATGAAGAATCTAGAAAATAAACCCCTATTCTTTTGGCACGGAGTAAAAGACCAGGTTGTTCCTTTTGAACCGACTGCATATTTTATTGAATCTTAA